A part of Salvelinus alpinus chromosome 5, SLU_Salpinus.1, whole genome shotgun sequence genomic DNA contains:
- the LOC139575138 gene encoding piggyBac transposable element-derived protein 4-like: MGPKGPRGRRAEGPKEQAGPTTRLVHSRASSHSRGHRRREPTNIVRKKKKKNNNNNNKNKNNNNNNKKNKMRTMMRTTTRTTTTTRNTTPSSVLPPPTTPRSPGFSAAQVLEQISSSVDQEDEEDYCDSEEEDVSEDEDGEEYNPERDADDYGDDSASRSCSSSEEEPEEEPEEEPEGDAAAARERDREPDRAREPERERETLLSKNGKIKWSSAAYRGPDRPRAIRPPCPAVTPGPTAYAASRALDIESAFRLFVTPAIERIIVDMTNLQGVRKYGDGWRPMDSTDLRAYVGLLILAGVYRSRGEAAASLWDAESGRTVFRATMPLKAFHKYSRLLRFDDRQSRPARLATDRLAAVREVWDLWEERLQALYNPGPEVTVDEQLVPFRGRCPFRQYIPSKPAKYGIKSWVACDAKSSYAWKMQVYTGKAAGGCPEKNQGARVVLDLTEGLPAGHNVTCDNFFTSYELGQRLLERNLTMVGTVRKNKPELPPALLQSKGRQVSSSRFAFTPTATLVSYLAKRNKNVLLLSTRHAEPDVSDRRDRKPALILDYNCNKGGVDNLDKVVGTYSCRRMTARWPLVIFHNILDVSSYNAFVIWREINPDWMPGKRNKRRVFLEQLGKALVKPLIQRRQRLPRTEAASALVKVIRGERVSAEARPQARERAAGPAAAAAPAAPLGASKRKRCQVCPPKKDAKTHTACCRCKKYICKGCSHPYCHTCAHWAFSQDGTG; the protein is encoded by the exons ATGGGACCGAAGGGGCCAAGGGGCCGAAGGGCCGAAGGGCCGAAGGAGCAGGCAGGGCCGACCACGCGCCTCGTCCATTCGCGTGCCTCGTCCCATTCACGTGGCCACC GGCGTAGAGAGCCTACTAATATTgtcaggaagaagaagaagaagaacaacaacaacaacaacaagaacaagaacaacaacaacaacaacaagaagaaCAAGATGAGGACGATGATGAGGACGACGACgaggacgacgacgacgacgaggAATACGACCCCGTCGAGCGTGTTGCCTCCGCCTACGACGCCTCGCAGTCCCGGTTTCAGCGCGGCTCAGGTCCTGGAACAGATATCCTCCAGCGTCGACCAAGAAGACGAAGAAGACTACTGCGATTCCGAAGAGGAGGACGTTTCGGAAGATGAAGACGGTGAGGAATACAACCCCGAGCGCGACGCGGACGACTACGGAGACGACTCGGCCTCGCGGTCGTGCTCCTCTTCGGAGGAAGAGCCGGAGGAAGAGCCGGAGGAAGAGCCGGAGGGAGACGCGGCCGCTGcccgagagcgagacagagagccagacagagccagagagccagagcgAGAAAGGGAGACGTTGCTGTCGAAAAACGGCAAAATCAAATGGTCCTCCGCGGCCTATCGCGGCCCGGACCGACCCCGCGCCATCCGCCCGCCCTGCCCCGCCGTGACGCCGGGCCCCACGGCCTACGCCGCGTCGCGAGCGCTCGACATCGAGTCCGCCTTCCGGCTGTTTGTCACACCGGCGATAGAAAGGATCATCGTGGACATGACCAATCTGCAGGGGGTGAGAAAATACGGAGACGGCTGGCGACCCATGGACTCCACCGACCTGCGCGCCTACGTAGGGCTGCTGATCCTAGCCGGCGTCTACAGGTCCCGAGGCGAGGCCGCGGCCAGCCTGTGGGACGCCGAGAGCGGCAGGACCGTGTTCCGCGCCACCATGCCGCTCAAGGCGTTTCACAAGTACTCGAGGCTGCTGCGATTCGACGACCGCCAGTCGAGACCCGCGAGACTCGCCACCGACAGACTGGCGGCCGTGAGAGAGGTGTGGGACCTGTGGGAGGAGCGGCTGCAGGCCCTCTACAACCCGGGGCCCGAAGTGACGGTGGACGAACAACTGGTCCCGTTCAGAG gACGCTGTCCTTTCCGACAGTACATTCCCAGCAAGCCGGCCAAATACGGCATCAAGTCGTGGGTGGCCTGCGACGCCAAgtccagctacgcttggaagatgcaagtgTACACCGGCAAGGCGGCCGGCGGATGCCCCGAGAAGAACCAGGGCGCGCGCGTCGTCCTCGATCTGACCGAGGGACTGCCGGCCGGTCACAACgtcacgtgtgacaatttcttcacctcctACGAACTCGGGCAGCGGCTCCTCGAGAGGAACCTCACCATGGTGGGCACGGTGCGAAAGAACAAGCCCGAGCTCCCTCCCGCGCTGCTCCAgtccaagggcagacaggtctcgTCCTCCAGGTTCGCCTTCACGCCCACCGCCACTCTAGTGTCCTACCTGGCAAAGAGAAATAAGAACGTGCTGCTTCTGAGCACGCGGCACGCGGAGCCCGACGTCAGCGATCGCCGAGACCGGAAGCCGGCCCTCATCCTAGACTACAACTGCAACAAGGGCGGCGTGGACAACCTAGACAAGGTGGTCGGGACCTACAGCTGCAGACGGATGAccgcccgctggcccctggtcatcttccacaaCATCCTCGACGTGTCCTCCTACAACGCCTTTGTCATATGGCGAGAGATCAACCCCGACTGGATGCCCGGgaagcggaacaagaggagggtgttcctggagcagctcggAAAGGCGCTCGTGAAGCCCTTGATCCAAAGAAGGCAGCGTCTCCCCCGCACCGAAGCCGCGTCCGCACTTGTCAAAGTCATACGGGGCGAGCGTGTATCCGCCGAGGCTCGTCCGCAGGCCCGCGAGCGAGCCGCCGGCCCGGCCGCCGCCGCCGCCCCGGCCGCCCCGCTGGGGGCGAGTAAGAGGAAGAGGTGTCAGGTCTGCCCACCCAAGAAGGACGCCAAGACACACACAGCGTGCTGCAGGTgtaagaaatacatctgcaaaggctGTTCACACCCATACTGTCACACTTGTGCCCACTGGGCCTTTAGCCAAGACGGGACAGGGTGA